The following is a genomic window from Podarcis raffonei isolate rPodRaf1 chromosome 5, rPodRaf1.pri, whole genome shotgun sequence.
taaaACTCAGTTTTTACAATAGTTCCCACTACATTGCAAGAGCTGTTTGGattcctgccaatgtttttaattgtttgcagTGTTCTTTTAAGTAACTTATAaagtttccccattctttattaaatttattgtccCCTTGGTCTCTGATTTtccaagtcatttttgccatttcggcatagtccatcatctttatcagTCATTCTTCTTTTGTAGGTACTTTGTCCTCTTTCCATTTTGGGCAAATAGCagttgttgtagcatacataaattgtCTATTCGGATCCTTAGGTATTTCTGGATCTAAAATTCTTAGtaagaaagcttcaggttttttcacaaaagtaattttaaatatctttttcaactcattatcaATTTTGTCTTCTTGCACGTCCATCACGTGTGGTCAAATGTGCctcctttctctttacatttccagcatatatCTGTagctgttctatacatttttgcaaacttgGTAGGAGTTCAGTACCAGCGATACATcactttcatataattctctttcaacaTATAGCAtgttgtaaattttaaatcttccctccataatttttcccatgatgccaattgtatattatgtctAATATCCCTTGCCCATAAATCTATCACATTCTGATTCTTGCAGTGCATTTTAAAAGAATCTCCTTTTGAAATATGTATGAACAACAATCCCATTTCTGCATTGATCGTGAAGACCTTCACAGCTGCAAGAATTTGACTATGCACTTTGGAAAGTATGATGGTTGAATTGAAAATGAGTTCCTTGTCTTGCCAGCCACAGAATTTGGCTGAAGGCCAGCAAGTTGCTAACCAATCAGAGAATCAGGAAACCATCTTAAAATGCCTACAAAATAGAAAAGGTTTTGTCAAGTGTCTGAAGTTCAAAAGGCAGGAGAGCTGTCTAAACTCAGTCAGGACTGGGTCCATAATATTGAATGCATAGAATTTGTAAATTACAAGCTGTTCATCTGAACCATGGGGGACCACCACCAACGTCTTCCCTGAAAACCTCAGTCATCAAACTGTAATATAAGGGATCAGATGGGCTGTATCCTCCAGAAACTCCTGTAACAGCTCCTCCACCACTCTCTTCACCATGTTGCCCAAGAAGGGGGTATTTGCAAGCAGATGGTGGTTGTCGTAAAGCACAACAAAAGGTGCAAGAGGAGGCTGCAACAGGCACAATGACACTTTTTCCTCTCATGCCTTTGGGCCTGCTCTCACTTAGGTAAATTGCCCCCACCTCACTGAACAACCCTTTACCCAAAggtttctttcccttttcccttaaaAATTCTAGCCCCAGAGTATCCTGCGGTGGACCTTTGTGAAGGGGTAACTAGTAAGTTGGAGTCTCAGAcaggttttctttaaataaacaataaagatttatttaaggCAAGATAGTATATAACACAAATGGATTCAACTTAGGTTAGTTCAGAAATAAAGTGCGATTTCACTTTAAATTTGTCCTCAGTTGTTTTTGCATTATTGGTTTGGTTCCTTGATACTTTCTTTCAGTTATCCACCCCCTTTAGCAATCCTGCTCCTGAGGTAATTGACCACAAGTCTCTCCACACTCCCTCCCTTCACTGGGTCTGggagtttcttcttttccttagatGAATCTATCTCTCCCCTCCAGACTAGATTTGAGTCCCAAGTAGGCTGTTCCTTTCCAGCtcctacttctcctggctcagcctctGCCTCCCAGTAAAATTCCGGTCTATTCCTCCTACAGGACACCACACTCGGTCCTTCACAATACGCTCAGAGTGGAAGTTGTTTTTTCCAGAGCCAACTCTTTCTCCCATTCACTCTTTATACCTCAGACTGTCTCCTAACCTGTCTCCCTAGCTATCTCCCACCCTCTCCAACCACAATTCCAACCCACTTCAACCAACCCTCTCATCAAACTAACTGTCTCTCCAAAACCTCTCCTTTTAAATTCTCCTTCCTGAAACCTCGGCCAGTCAGAGGCTGCCATTCATTAACAATCTGCAGgcaggaaaaaataaagaaagaaacactTGTTGATCCTGTTGATCCAACCTGTTCAGAAGAGAGGATTGATCACATCAGGTCAATTACCTACTTACTTCAATCTGTTATAAAACAAGAGTGACTACAGAACTGAAAGCCTCTCTTCTATCTGAGATGCATTGGTGACACTTTCCTATCACAGGCCTTGGATgacagcccattaacctaaaaacaCCTCTTCATGAGTAACAGGCCATATAACAGGATTGTGGACAAGAGGGACCAGACGCTGTGGCAGAGCCAGGTACCAACTTTATTCCCGTATCTagtttaacataattattacaggAGCTAATAATGTCAATAGAACCTGAGGGGCTAATTCACCTGCTCATCTTCCAAAGTAATATATGCCATCATTTGCCAAGAATGACCTCCTAGCTGGTCTATGCAAAAGAATGAATGAGCACAAATCTGAAATGGCAGTATAGAAAAGCCAATGAGGGAACATTTCAGCTTCTcaggatgctctgtcactgacctTAAGGTGTTCATTATTGAATGAAGTGACCTCAAACCATGAGACCATTGTATTACAATGCACCAATGCTATTATTTGCAGATGGAATCAATGCAATAGGTGCTGGGTTTACGTTTTTTAAAACCACACTGGATGTGCTAAAAACTGGCTTACCAGTGCAAAGATGTCTGTGTTATCAGCTACTGTTTTTGGTGCATCGTCGCAGTTTAAAAGGTCATTATCCTCAACTGTATAATTCAGCATTTAGTTTCCCTCTGATCTCTTTTTACAAGCTCCCCACCAATTGTGTCCctgcaactcaggataacactttTGGCATCCAGTGAAGTGAATTATATTGTGTGTgtcataataattttttaaatatttcaggtGCTACAAGACTCTTCTGTTGTTTTGCAGGATTGAAAAGATTCCCCCTGCACCAATTTTACAATGATTGCTTACCGATTGAAATGGTAATCTGAAAAAGCCATTGTGAAATGGGTAGTAACTTTTGTACTAGATTCTACTGCCTCAAATGAATGGCATCTCAGCCTGTGGTCTTTATCTTGCAGGTCCTGATTACAACATCTGATTGTGCTTAACTAAGAAAGAAACTCTGATCTCCTTCACCCCCTGCTTTGTGAAACACCTTGTCtggtgaagagttctggagagctTGCCATACTTGTTTGGCATTCCTGTCGGTTTCAATAAACACATTACCCTACTGTGGATTGTggagttgtgttgttgttttctaatggGCCAGCATGCCTACTTTTGCTTTTAATTGAGCTTATTTACAATGGATAGAGTACTCGTCATCTCCAAAAGAGTGCAGTATAGACTGAGTGCATCTTCTGAAGGCAAggatatggtttgtttgttttttaattgcatgcattaaatgcttgtttttatttctttaactGCAAATGATTCTGGAAGAAgatctggtcagttggcaactaAAGAACTACTTGTAGCTGTTTTATTCATAGAACTCTTGTATCACATCTAATTTGTGTATATGTGACCACCTTTCTGTATATGAGGTCTGTTTAGGAGAATGCCAGGTTTTCCAAGAAATGCCAGGTTTTCCAAGCATTCTGCTTCACACAGTAGCCAACCATAGCACTATGCAATACCAAAAGCAGGACACAGGTCAGCTGAGTACACTTTCGCCCTGTTCTTTCCCAGCAATTGATATGCCTCTGATAGCATATATCCATAAcgattagtagccactgatagtcttagcattcatgaatttgcctaatctcttgagaaagccatctaggttggcagCCATAATCACATCTTGTGTAATTCCAGGGCTGTGCttgcgcacatacacacacactaagATGTGGACCCAGATCAGCCCTATCCCAACCTGGGTCACACCCAACCCAGATCTGGTCCTATATCAGGGTAGGACtaaaggggcagggcagggcaaatCCACTAGATTCAGTTTGATCTGCCCAATCTAGCGCCCAGCCCCATTAAATTCCATAGTGCAGTGTTGAGAAATAGAGTGGACTGGGCAGGTGAGGTTTTATGACATGGATTTGTCATATATTCCAAGCCTAAAGCCTATATCTCAGTGAATGGAGTAAATTCAGACTCATGCAGATTATGTAGAGATACTCAACAGAGATGTCCTCTATCTCCACTGCTGTTCGCACTTTCCACTGACCCATTAGCAGAACTATTTAGATCTGAATATATAATCAAATGAACAGGGAACATAATGATATGCCAATAATGTAGCATTATTTGTGAAAAGCTCTGAAACAACCATTTGGAGATGTCTTAGGCTTTGATAGATTTATACTCTTAGGCTCAGTTGTTTCAGGGTTTTTGCTGGGCGGCGGGCGGGGAGCATGTTGCAGCTGTTGTTGATTTGGTTGTGTATTAGTAAGTTCAGTGGGACTACTTCTAAATTAGTTGTCCTAAGAGGGTCCAATTAAGAATCTAAAATTAACTGACTTATTTTATAATGACTAAACCTGGTTAAATCAAGGCTGTACGTCACACAAGGCAAACTGTATTGGACACAATCTAGTTCACAGGCAACCCTCCTATAAAGCTTCATTGAAGGCAGTAGAGCACAAACCTTGGGGGGGAGGATAAGggcaagaaaatgaaataaagtgtTCAAAATATCCCCCCACAAAGTTTTTAATAGATATAAATGCCCATGTTGCAGGCTAAGGCACATACAAGTTAAACTTCTATGTCTTTAAATCTTTGGAGAGCAACTTAACACACTCATGGTAGAAAAACCAATTAATCCTTATATCCCCATCTCaaacttctgttttttaaaaaatggaagactCATTAATGGAAACCAAACTTATTAACACAGCAAAGTGTTACCAAATCTACTTATAGCAGGATCTACAAATATTAttttgcatacaaaaaaaatacagcaacttCCCACCACATTTATTGCCACCTACTCTAGCCTCAGATAcagaaacttaaaaataaaaggaaagggaCAGAAAGCCATTGGTGCATTAAAATTTGTCTCAGGAATATCCAGTCATTAGAAGACCTGACCTTTTATCTCTAGAACCACATGTACCGCACAACTGACTTTTTTCTATGGGAAAATTAAGCCCATGTTGATATGCTTGCACACAGGAAAGCGAATGTTTCAGTAAATGGGAAATTAAATCAAGACTCCAGACAAGCTATTAAAAGAACAAACTTTATTCAAAACATCCAAGTCATACATTAAAAGGCATTAAAAGAGGGAGCTTGTAAAATATCTACAGGATAGCAAGGAAGGAGTTGGGGAGTTGGGATGCTAATTTGGAACCTGACTTAAAGAGAAAAACTGAGAGTCCGAAGCACTTCCATCAACATTCTGCATTTGTACAGGATTTGTAGCTGAATAATTCCCCGTTGCAGACCAGGGAGTATAAGTGCTTGATGCCATGAAGAAGTTATCAGATGATGGTGGAGGCTGCCTCACCATCTCCGCACCATAATATGGAACTGGGCAGTTGCTCGCCTGAGAAGTCTCACAAAGCCCAGTTCCACAAAAAGCAGCTTGCTGGTAATAAGCAGGGTTCAATTCCAGGGAGCCCTGCTGTTGCGGGGCACACTCTCCTGGTTGCGTGTTGTTGAGAGGTTGCTGCCACAACCCTGCTCCTCCATAGCTTTCAGCATAATGAAAGTTCTGTGGCTGATAATATTGTTCCTTGTGAATATTTTGGAGGTTTCCTGGACTGCTTCTCGGGCTGCTGTCCAGGCTGCTTCTTGGACAGGTTCTCTCACTGTGGCTATAAGGAGTTGCAGCATGGTTCCTGATCCTTATCCTGGAACCTATCCTCTTTGGTGTTCTGGCCCTTCTGTTTTGAAACCAGACCTGAACAGAAGAAAGGAGAGAACCAGTATAGAAGACATTGTTACCATGAATATGTCTTTTTGATCCAACAGAGAGAATTACATTTAATAAAGTATGCTTATTCCTCTGGGGTTCCACAAGACTCGCTTTATTGAAGTATAACCTGGGGATGTGAGCTTCATCTGTAAGAAATTGTCAAGCGTTTCTTAATGCCAAGTGGATGGCTGCATGCAAGACTTAACATCTCTGTGTGCATTTGTGCTGGAATGCAACACTTTATGCCTGGCaattgttttaaaaattcaataaacttagtaatagtaattttaaaTGGCTCACTCAGAAGACCTACCCATTTGTTGTGCCCTCTTTGGGGTCTTCTGCCTCAGCCTCCCAAGTTTCCTGGGGGTAATGGACTAGGCAGGAaagggtttatatatatatttgtaaatgccAATTTCTCTGTAGGAGAGAACTAAGTACTTGCTCAAGTTTTGCCAGAAAAAGCAATGCAGCTTAACTCGTTTTAGTCTCCCCAGTGCAAGCTGTTTATGGCTGCAGTCCTCTGCACATTACCTTGGGAGTTAGTGTTAACCGGATCAGGCTGCAAAGGCAGCCTATAAAACCAGATTAAATGTACTTTTAGCACTAAGCCCATCCATTGCAGAAATTAGATTTCTGAACTGGGTCtctgaagattttttaaaaatgatttaaaccCAGAACCCACCATACACACCCGCCAAAAAAAAAGAACCAAGAAAGAGGAAGTTAGCTCTTGAAGAAGGCGCCTTTCGCGATAAGCTGAGAGGCACCCGGGTGAACTAAGGCCTTCGACTGCGCAGGGATTATTCTGAGCGTTTCAAATTGTTCCAGTATGTGCGGTTTAGGGAAGTCTTGGGAGCCCCCACCATCCCGATTCTTACGTGCACACGATCTTCTTCGACTCCGATGCACCTCGCTAGCGCCTCCCTAGTCTCGTATCCGGGGTACCGGTTCTCTTCAAAGGACTTTTTTAGGAGCTCGACGTGAGATGGGCTGAAAACAGTCCTTTTTCGCCTTTCTCCTCCGACTTTGGGGTAGCTTCCTCCTGGGAAAAGACAAAGAGCCAAAACTGAAGGAAGCGCTCGGCTTAAACTGAACCGACGCTTGCAGATCTTCCTCCCTGAATTGGTTTTGCCTTAACAATGGAGACTAATTTTAAATAAACCTCCGGTTGCTCTGAACAAGGCTTGCATGAAAACAAACCAAAGAATCTTAAGTAAGAAGTTTACGCTCTTATTTCTATGCCCGCCATCGTTTTCCGTAGCCGATCCTAACCACGATTGTTGGGAAATTTAATCCCGTTTATGTGAAAGGTTTTTATCAAtcagaaaatgtgtgtgtaaaTGCTTCATGCAGTAAAATGCAGTAAATGCTTCATGCTTACAAGTAAAGATGTGCAAACCAATTTGCGAAATGTTTCCAACCGAAGACATTTGAGCCCCTGTGTAATCCCTCCCTGGCTACCACAAATGGGTTTTTGAAAGCCTTTCCTACATCCTGACCCAGAAACACCCTTCATTTATAAAAACCGTCGCTTATGAAACCCTGAATTTATATCAATCATTTGAGCAATTTTTTAAAGACAAGAGAACTAAAAATCTTCTTAACAATCCTCTCTTCTTACCTTGGCTGTTGGTAGTTTTCATCTTGCAAAAGCGCTGCCTCGCTCTCTTCCAACAAAGCTGCTTTTCGCTTCCAAAATTGCCCTTGCTCGTCAAGGCTCGCTCCAGGTTTCTGGAGTTCGGCGCCTTTATAGCCCCTCCTGGCTGCCAATTGGCCGGCGCGTTTTCCTTGGAGAGAAGCGCTCCAATGGGGAGGCGGCTTTTGGGGAGGAGCGAGTTTCAAGTTCACTTTTCAAGCGCTGCTTGACCAATCTAGATTGGCTGGAGCGCACCCTTCCCTTGGCATCACCCCTTAGCAAAACTGGAAAATAGCCCCATAGGCTTGGAGATTAGTGCGCACAGTTGAAGAGAAGGGAATTGAGAAAACGGGTTGGGGAGCGAGAGAGCCAAAGAgaactgtggtttatttttaaaaaatattattatgaagCTTTCATTTTACAGACAGAGATGCGCCAAGACTTAGGCATGTTGTAAGGCTTTGCCCAAGAAGCCTAGATGCAGCAAGTACACTCTGAAACCCCCTGCCTTTTGAGATgaagcaggcgccttcactgcACCCTTTTCGGCGCCTGCTATAaactttgtttcctttcctttaccTGCAAAAAGTTGCTATGCCTTTTAATCGGTGGTTTTAGCTTAACTGTAATTGCATTTTGCATGTTTTTCACTTTGACTTTTATCCATCATGTTCATGCTTTCGTTAGCCGCTTAGAGGTTTTCCTTAAGGTTAGGCGGTGCAAAACTTTAAGGGAAGAATGTGAGTAACACCATTGCAAATAAAGGGAAGGCAAACTCCTCTTGCCAAGAAGTCAGTAGGTCTTTCAAGTCCAAGCAGTTGATGTTAGATGCTCGGAGTATTCAGCCCCGGACAGACGTCGCAACCAAATCCTGAATCTACACGGTCTCAAGGCACTATCGCTTGTAACTGCAAGGGGGTTgcattctctttcttttttcttctgcttttattaaagattttcttgttttacagaagtatgtgtaatgtctcgtATTTTttacatgtaacatttttacaaatccgtttcatttgttgagacattagggggagaaaaaagggctggagggtggggatatgagtgggggtggaggtgggtggcgatgtttctattatgcttaatttatgtagggtttggtgtcagcgttgcttgtgctgttcacttgtgttcctaaCGGGGTTGCATTCTGAGGGAAAGCGAGCTTTCCGTTTCCTAGGCTTGCTTCAAACGTTGCTggtgcttcctttctttttcacttcaactatttctctttctgtctttctatcGCCACAACTTTCACGTGGCCATATTACTCTGCCTTTCAGGGACTTGCGGCATCCAAATAGCCTGCCGCTCCACCCTGCACCCGGGGCAAGATAGTTCCCTCCGATCCTCAAAGGAACTGAAAACTTTCTGAAACCTTCCAGCTCATACAATGAATGTTCCCAGTCCCTGGCAGTTTGTTAATCAATAATGGTTCTCTGTTGCTACATTCTTTGTTATTTTTGCATAAGATAATTAACACAAGGGACCCTCCCTAAGTTTACCTATAAACCCTAATCATAGGTATGCTGACTCAGAATCGGCAAGGAAACTTTTTTTCGAGTAAGAACTACATTTTTTACGACTGAAATAAAAGCTTCCGTGAAGGTTGCGGGCGTTACAGAAAGATGTGGAAACCTCAGCAAACATATCAGTACTGTCTCAGGAAAGATTATCCCTGAACAAAAGAGGGCTCacattgggggtgggagagacacGATGAAATGTCTCTAATTTCTGCCATCGTGATCGCTGAGAAGCTCGGTATATTTCTGCAGAAGGCAATTGATTTAAATATGTATTCCTGTAAGGTACTTACAGCAGGGACTAGCAGAATTTCCTGGAAAACATTTACTTGTATCCTTTGGGATACAATACGTTGCAATCTATCTCAATATATTCTTCATCATAGCGGTGGAACATCTATCAAGAATGTAAGGGGTGTCTTATTCGTTCCAGAATATAGAAATGTGTCTCAACTAATTTGCTTCAAAATTCTCTTATTTTGGAAGGGAGATTTAGGATGctgtgcaaagttcttaacccgaggtactatttctggtttagcagagtctagaacctgaagtgtctgtaacccgaggtaccactgtatttctaagcATTCTTTTCAGGTGGTCATAGTATGGCTTCCATATAACATCAAAATCTAGGGATTGCGGCATGTATTAGCTGTGAAGGAGACTTTTTGACTCATCAACGTTGGAATCCAAGTATGTCTGTTTATGATGGTATGTGAAGTGGATTCCAGACCATTTATACTTGATAGTAAATATTTCCAGACAATTTGGCCTCGGCTAGGGACATTAATATTCCATTTTTGAGAATCGTACTTCTATCTCACTTGACAGTCCTGTGAGGCTCCCACAATAAATAAAAAGCTCACAATCAAGCTGGTTTCCAAGTCACGCCATCCTCAGTATTAGTTTCATATCT
Proteins encoded in this region:
- the LOC128413760 gene encoding protein gooseberry-like isoform X3 gives rise to the protein MKTTNSQGGSYPKVGGERRKRTVFSPSHVELLKKSFEENRYPGYETREALARCIGVEEDRVHVWFQNRRARTPKRIGSRIRIRNHAATPYSHSERTCPRSSLDSSPRSSPGNLQNIHKEQYYQPQNFHYAESYGGAGLWQQPLNNTQPGECAPQQQGSLELNPAYYQQAAFCGTGLCETSQASNCPVPYYGAEMVRQPPPSSDNFFMASSTYTPWSATGNYSATNPVQMQNVDGSASDSQFFSLSQVPN